TATGACGGCAAGGGCCAGTGGCCGAGCCTCTCGTGCCCCAGCGGGGCGTTCAAGGCGCAGTTCTGGCCTCCGCCGAGCTTCTGGGCCGGCCCTCTGACGCTCAACTATTTTTATGTCGGCGGCTTCGGGCAGAATGCCGGCTGGTACGGCTGGATTTATGACAGCGCCAGCGAGCCGGACGACTACCGGCCGGTACCCAAACGCAACATCCCGCGTCAGGCGAGCAAAGCGATGATCATGCAGGACCTGGCGCGCTTTCCGGGGATGGGCAACATCATCATCGAGTATTTCTATTCCAGTGAGATTGCGTACTTCTCGCCGATTCCTCCCAGCCATCCGAGAGGAACGGATCGCTGGACCGCGGCAGGTGAGAACGTGCTCTATGCCGACGGACACGTCACATGGAAAACCGCGGAGATGGTGATCCCGCGTGTTCACAGCTATTACACCTGGGCAGCGTATTGAGTCGGAGCTGGACGGCTCGCTGAGATCGCGCGCAGCAGGGGGTCAGGACTCACTGATCCGGCTGGGGGCTGTCCGACGACGCCTGACGCGCAGCCACCAGTCCAGCGCCAGCGCGATCAGCAGCACGGCACCGGAGGCGATCAGGCGGTTGACCAGCGACCAGACCCGCCGGTCCGGTGCGATCGTGTGAAAATCCCAGAAATAACTCACGAACGGCAGCAGCAGCGCGAAAGGCGTGAGCTGCCACAGCAGCCGCCGACTCATCGCGCGGAAACTCAGGATGATCGGCACGGCGTAGAGGATCGGCATGTTGATCCGCGGCGGGACGAGGATGTCGCTGATGAAGATCCCCGCCATCACGATCACACTCGCCAGCATCACCAGAAAATGCTGGAGCAGCCGGGTGACTTCATCGTCGATGTCCACGCTGGCGCTGCGCGGCGCCGGGTCGATCGCCCGGCGCAGGTCGGCAAAATGCCCGGAGAGTAAACCGAGAATCACGGCGACGACGGCGACCATCGCGCGGTTAATCATGCGCAGGTGCATCAGCCGGCCCCGCCAGTCCGACGGATCGACGCCGTCGGGCGGCTTGGTGAAATAGCCGGCAAAGGTCAGCAGCACCACAGTCAGCACCACCCACCAGGGGACCGGCCGGTCGCTGAGCAATACATAGAGCACCAGTGGGACCGAGTAGAGGATCGAGAGATTGAGATTCGGCGTGAAGCGGTCAATCAACGCC
The DNA window shown above is from Phycisphaeraceae bacterium and carries:
- a CDS encoding prepilin-type N-terminal cleavage/methylation domain-containing protein; amino-acid sequence: MRQRHAFSLIELLVVVSIIAMLIALLLPALAAAKEQGRRTLCGNNLRQSMLSLDSDAQDNQEWYIPGNWGSINHFMLWRNLGHDKLLSDYGFAYDGKGQWPSLSCPSGAFKAQFWPPPSFWAGPLTLNYFYVGGFGQNAGWYGWIYDSASEPDDYRPVPKRNIPRQASKAMIMQDLARFPGMGNIIIEYFYSSEIAYFSPIPPSHPRGTDRWTAAGENVLYADGHVTWKTAEMVIPRVHSYYTWAAY